Genomic segment of Synechococcus sp. A18-25c:
ATCGCTGATCGGATGGATTACGCCATGGCTCCAGTTGAGGTGCCCCAAGGTGAGCTGTGGGTGATGGGTGACAACCGCAACGCCAGCCTGGATTCACATCTGTGGGGTCCACTGCCTGAAGACGATGTGATCGGCACAGCGATTTGGCGTTATTGGCCTCTCAGCCGGTTCGGTCCAATACGGTTCTCCCGACCGTGATCAACTGTGATGTTGAGCTCAGCTGCGATAAGGTCACTCACATGACGGAGAGCGGTGGGATGTTTAACCCTGAATTTTTGACCACCGACAACCAAGACGGCCAGCCAGTGAATGGCTTGGTTCAGTACCTCCAGGATCAGTCTCCTGATGTGCTGCAGCGGGTTGCCAAATCTGCCAGCAACGACATCCAAGACATCATTCGCCACAACGTTCAGGGTTTGCTTGGCATGCTCCCCGGCGAACAGTTTGAAGTGAAGGTCACCGCCAATCGCGACAATCTGGCCAATATGCTGGCCTCAGCGATGATGACTGGTTACTTCCTTCGCCAGATGGAGCAGCGCAAAGAGCTGGAGGAAACCCTCTTCGGTGACGACGACATGGTCATCGACGACGACATCAAGCTCTGAACCATCCCTGATGTCGGCTAGCGGGGATCTTGAGGAACCACACCGAGATCTAACAGGGTTTGATCGATTCCCCCGAGGAATTCCCAGTTGCCATCGCTGGGTGCCCAGGTTCTGGACTCAATTTGTCGGCGAAGCTCAAACACTTCTTGAGGCCTGAACGCAAGCGGGGCTGAGTAGTGGGCTGGAACGAGCCAACGCAGATCAAGCTGTTGCTCGAGCTCCATCAGCCACTCCAACAGGGCCTCACGAGCGCGCGGCAACACAAGCCGTTCCAGCACTGGTGCCACCTGGAGTTTGGGGGTCTGATCACCGATCAGAGCGGCTGCAGCGTCCTGCCAGCCCTGTGTCCAGGCAAAGGGATACAGACCGAAGTGGGCTCGTGCTGAGCGCAATCCAGGCTTGAACGCCTGGCGAATCACCTCAACAAGACCTGGCACCTCGAGGGGTTCCGGCCGCAGATAAGAGGCAAACAACACCAAGCGTGCCCAGCCCCT
This window contains:
- a CDS encoding DUF760 domain-containing protein; translation: MFNPEFLTTDNQDGQPVNGLVQYLQDQSPDVLQRVAKSASNDIQDIIRHNVQGLLGMLPGEQFEVKVTANRDNLANMLASAMMTGYFLRQMEQRKELEETLFGDDDMVIDDDIKL